The stretch of DNA TGTACAGTTTCATGATCTCCTTCCCCGTCTCTCTGATGCCCTTGTCGACCGCCTCCGCTTTCTTATCATCCATGAGCATCATCAGGTTCTTGGACAGAAGTACGGTGTGGTCTCCGATCCTTTCAAGTATCCTGCTGACCGCGATGTGGTTCGTAAGCTCGCAGAGGTTCGATCCGATCTTTTTGCAGATCCAGGGATCCTTCTTGTAGATGCTGTTCTGTCTGGATATCAGCCAGTGGACCCTGTCGATCTCCACGTCCCTCTTTTCCAGGTCCGCGATGCGGGCGCCGTTGCCGCTGGCGGCCGATTCAAGAACATCATCGATCATCTTCCTTACAAGTATGCTCATTCTCTCCAGGCTCTTGCCGGGTCTGATCTCGGTATGGTCCATAAGGTCCTTGATGAGAATGCGGTAGTTGTCCTCCTCCACCACCTCCATCCCTATCGATGTCTGAGTGAAGGAGTTCACGACGCCGACGGCGGAGTTCGAAAGCGGCTGGTCCGAGAACACTTCGATCATGCTGTGGCCGGAGATGTACGCTCCGATAAGCTGCCTGTAAAGGAAATCCTCGCTTTTTATGCCGGTAACATTGACCTTCTTTATGTCTTTAGGAGCTTCCATCTTCTTTACCGGAGAGACAAGGAGGTCCCCGTTTGATTGGACCTCGACGCCTACGCTGTCATTTTTCTTAAGCCCCATGGACTCAGCCCAATCCTTGGGAAGGGTTATCATGTAGGATTCGCCTTGGGTGACCTGTATCCTTCTTGTATCCATGATATTGTATCGCCAACTGCCTATTAATATTTGTTTAAATTCGTAATTAACTAATTCAGTACATGCATACACATATGGATGTTTTTTACAACGAGCATGTATATATTCTCGCTAGGATTCTTCGATAATCGAGGTGAAAAAACCTTGGCAAACAAGATGATGATGATAGTCGCCGTCGCAGTTGTTGCGGTGATCTGTGTGGCAGGAGCAGTTGTCCTTCTCAATAATAATGACGACAAAGGCTCCGACAGCCACACAACGATCTCCGTCATGGGATCGACGACAGTAGAACCCCTTATGGTGAGTTTCCAGGAAGCATATGAAAAAGAGAAAAATAATGTGTCCATAACTGTCAGCGCGCAAGGGTCGGGCACGGCCGCACCTGCGATAAGGAACGGCATCGCCGAAATCGGGATGCTGTCAAGAGACCCCAGTTCAAGCGAATCCGACATGACACCTCTGATAATCGCCGGTGACGGAGTGGTCATAATCGTGAGTAAAAGCGCAAATGTCACCGATCTGACGTTGGAGCAGGTAGCGAAGATCTACCGCGGTGAGATCACGAACTGGAACCAGGTCGGCGGTGCTAATCTCACGATCAGGCCGATAATAAGGGAAGACAGTTCAGGAACAAGAGAGTGCTTAGACACGATAATGGCCGCGAAACTGGGAATAACCGTAGCCGTTCTGTCGGAGAAATATACAAGCTACCCCATGCAGACAACGACGGGAGCCATGTTAACACAGGCCAATAACGTCAATGGCGCAATAGGGTATGTGAACCTCGGCGCTTTGCCGACATTAGGCACCACTGCCCCCAATATGACGGCAGTATCAATAGACGGTATAGCACCCTCTCCCGCAACGGTCACGGACGGCACATACGAGATCTCAAGGAATCTGATACTGATCACCGGCGGAACACCCACCGGTGAAGTGAAAGCGTTCCTTGATTGGATAATGTCGCCCAAAGGGCAGAAGCTCGTTGAGACCGGGGGATTCGTTCCAGTAGCACCGACAGCCTGATCTTGGTGAAAAAATGACGCCTGAGGATTCATCAATATATGAAGATAAACCGAGAGGTATCGAGGAAGAGGAAAGCGTAATTTCTTGGTTCAGCCCGAGGTTGACCCTCAAGCGCATATTATACGAAGACAAAGCTAAACTTCTTCTGTCGGCAACGGTCATCGCGACCGTCGCCGCTTTATTTTGTATTATTTTATTCATATCATACAGCAGCATAGACGCAATAAGAGAAATAGGAATGTGGGACTTCCTCACGGGAGGCAGATGGGCCCCCCGGTTTGATATGTACGGGGCATTCCCCATGATAGCGGGGACGATCATGGTCACCGCCGGAGCAATTGCGTTCTCTTTCCCTCTGGGGCTCGGCATAGCGATATACATCAACGATGTGGCGTCGCCCAGAATGAGGGGCATACTTAAGCCGGTATGCGAGGTATTCGCAGGCATACCCAGTGTTGTATACGGCCTGATAGGCATTACTGTGCTGATGCCGCTATTGACAGGAATGTTCCCGGATAAGATCCCATACGGGTCATCATGGCTGGCAGCCTCATTCATGCTGGGCATAATGGCGCTCCCGACGATCATATCGGTATCTCAGGATGCATTGGCAGCCGTCCCCAGATCATACCGGGAAGCATCAATGGCCATGGGCGCCACCAAATGGGAGACCACAAGAAAAGTAGTGATGCACTCCGCGATATCCGGCATATCTGCCGCAGCGATATTGGGAGTAGGCAGAGCAATGGGGGAGACAATGGTCGTGTTGATGGTAAGTGGCAATGCAGCTGCATTACCGGAGCCCCTTTGGAATATGGGCAGCATGATAAGCACACTTACATCAAAAATAGCATCGGGGGTACCTGAGGCCGACAGCGGAGGCATCGAGATGTCCGCGTTATTCCTGCTGGGTCTGATCCTGCTGGTTATGGTCCTTTTTGTGAACATCACCGCACGCAGAATAGTCCGCAGAACCAAGATGAAAATGGGGGAGAAGGAAAAGACGAACATGGAGAAAAGATTTGACAGGTTGGTCTCGCCTCTGACGAACTCGCTTGGGAAATATAAGGAGAAAATGATCCAGGCGGTTTTCTGTATGATGGCGTTCACGTCCGTTTTCATGATATCCTATCTTTTCCTGGATACACAAGGAGGGATCGTGGCGGGCGCCTTGGCCGTAGGGGCACTTTTCATATCAAAGAAATTATCGAAGATCCTGGGTCCGAAGTATGTTCAGAAATTCATATTCTCTTTACTGGGGGTAGCAGTGATCGTCACGATCATCGGGCTGGTGGCGCTCATAGGAATAATCGTTATGAAAGGGGCGCCGGCGATCAACCTCGGGTTCATACTCGACTCACCGTCCAATATGGGTCTGGGCGGAGGGATACGGCCGGCCATCGCGGGGACGCTTGAACTTATGGCAGGCACTTCGCTGATAGTGTTCCCGCTCGGAATATGTTCCGGAGTATATCTTGCGGAATATGCGAAAGACACAAGATTCATAAGGATGGCCAGACAGGCGGTGGACGCGCTGAGCGGGACTCCCTCGATCATATTCGGATTGTTCGGCATGTCGCTTTTTGCGATAGCCCTCGGATGGGGGTTCTCCCTTATCGGGGGGTGCATCACGCTGGCGCTGATGGCGCTGCCTACAATAATCAGAACCACAGAGGAGGCAGTGAGGGCCGTTCCAAACGAACTGAGGGAGGCTTCCGCAGCGATGGGAGCGAGCAAGTGGCATACGACGGCCAGGGTCGTGATCCCAGCGGCGATGGGCGGTGTGCTCACAGGCTTCCTGTTAAGCATAATCAGGGCGATTGGAGAGGCTGCGCCGATCATGTTCACGGCAGTGGTAGTGCTCAAGTCAACAGTGTCCTCCTCACTGTTGGACCCTATAATGGCGCTCCCCTATCACATATATCACATGGCGGCCGAAGTTCCGGGAGGCACCCAGAACGCATACGGATCCGCGATCGTGCTGATGGCGATAGTTCTTTCCCTGTTCACAATCGTTTCGGTAATAAGACACAGACAAAACAAAAAAATGAGCGGATGGTGACGATATGGAATCAATCAATATAATCGAGACAAACGATCTCAACTTCTGGTATGGGGACAAGCAGACGCTGATGGACATAAACATACCCATCAAGAGGAATGCGATAACTGCGCTGATAGGACCGTCCGGATGCGGGAAGTCCACATTGATCAGAGTGTTCAACAGGATGAACGACCTGATCGAAGGAACGAAGATGACTGGGATAGTGTTCTTTGAAGATAAGAACATCTGCAAACCGGAAACCGACGTCCTCGATCTGAGAAAGAAGGTGGGGATGATATTCCAGAAGCCCAACCCGTTCCCTATGACCATAAAGGATAACATTACTTACGGCCCAAAACTTCACGGAGTCAAGGATCACAGGGAACTGGACAAGATCGTCGAAGATTCTCTCAGAAAGGCCGCCTTATGGAATGAAGTGAAGGACAGGCTGAACGTTTCCGCTCTGTCTTTGTCAGGAGGGCAGCAGCAGAGACTCTGCATCGCAAGGGCATTGTCGATCAATCCGGAGGTCCTGCTCATGGACGAGCCGACCTCCGCTCTGGACCCCATAGCCACAACTAAGATCGAAGAGCTTGCTCTGGAACTTAAGAAGGAGTACACGGTGGTCACCGTGACGCACAATATGCAGCAGGCAAATAGGATCAGCGATTACACAGGGTTCATGTATCTGGGCAAGATGGAA from Candidatus Methanoplasma cognatum encodes:
- a CDS encoding phosphate uptake regulator PhoU; the encoded protein is MDTRRIQVTQGESYMITLPKDWAESMGLKKNDSVGVEVQSNGDLLVSPVKKMEAPKDIKKVNVTGIKSEDFLYRQLIGAYISGHSMIEVFSDQPLSNSAVGVVNSFTQTSIGMEVVEEDNYRILIKDLMDHTEIRPGKSLERMSILVRKMIDDVLESAASGNGARIADLEKRDVEIDRVHWLISRQNSIYKKDPWICKKIGSNLCELTNHIAVSRILERIGDHTVLLSKNLMMLMDDKKAEAVDKGIRETGKEIMKLYSESITGWLKTDINIAEQCIEEGEKIVRKIEKTFKKMEVDVYTASSASLIAGSSKRIAEYCIDISELTINAAMD
- a CDS encoding phosphate ABC transporter substrate-binding protein, whose protein sequence is MANKMMMIVAVAVVAVICVAGAVVLLNNNDDKGSDSHTTISVMGSTTVEPLMVSFQEAYEKEKNNVSITVSAQGSGTAAPAIRNGIAEIGMLSRDPSSSESDMTPLIIAGDGVVIIVSKSANVTDLTLEQVAKIYRGEITNWNQVGGANLTIRPIIREDSSGTRECLDTIMAAKLGITVAVLSEKYTSYPMQTTTGAMLTQANNVNGAIGYVNLGALPTLGTTAPNMTAVSIDGIAPSPATVTDGTYEISRNLILITGGTPTGEVKAFLDWIMSPKGQKLVETGGFVPVAPTA
- the pstA gene encoding phosphate ABC transporter permease PstA, with amino-acid sequence MTPEDSSIYEDKPRGIEEEESVISWFSPRLTLKRILYEDKAKLLLSATVIATVAALFCIILFISYSSIDAIREIGMWDFLTGGRWAPRFDMYGAFPMIAGTIMVTAGAIAFSFPLGLGIAIYINDVASPRMRGILKPVCEVFAGIPSVVYGLIGITVLMPLLTGMFPDKIPYGSSWLAASFMLGIMALPTIISVSQDALAAVPRSYREASMAMGATKWETTRKVVMHSAISGISAAAILGVGRAMGETMVVLMVSGNAAALPEPLWNMGSMISTLTSKIASGVPEADSGGIEMSALFLLGLILLVMVLFVNITARRIVRRTKMKMGEKEKTNMEKRFDRLVSPLTNSLGKYKEKMIQAVFCMMAFTSVFMISYLFLDTQGGIVAGALAVGALFISKKLSKILGPKYVQKFIFSLLGVAVIVTIIGLVALIGIIVMKGAPAINLGFILDSPSNMGLGGGIRPAIAGTLELMAGTSLIVFPLGICSGVYLAEYAKDTRFIRMARQAVDALSGTPSIIFGLFGMSLFAIALGWGFSLIGGCITLALMALPTIIRTTEEAVRAVPNELREASAAMGASKWHTTARVVIPAAMGGVLTGFLLSIIRAIGEAAPIMFTAVVVLKSTVSSSLLDPIMALPYHIYHMAAEVPGGTQNAYGSAIVLMAIVLSLFTIVSVIRHRQNKKMSGW
- the pstB gene encoding phosphate ABC transporter ATP-binding protein PstB, which gives rise to MESINIIETNDLNFWYGDKQTLMDINIPIKRNAITALIGPSGCGKSTLIRVFNRMNDLIEGTKMTGIVFFEDKNICKPETDVLDLRKKVGMIFQKPNPFPMTIKDNITYGPKLHGVKDHRELDKIVEDSLRKAALWNEVKDRLNVSALSLSGGQQQRLCIARALSINPEVLLMDEPTSALDPIATTKIEELALELKKEYTVVTVTHNMQQANRISDYTGFMYLGKMEEFGKTQDVFENPKNELTKRYVQGIFS